The candidate division WOR-3 bacterium genome contains a region encoding:
- a CDS encoding BamA/TamA family outer membrane protein, whose amino-acid sequence MENFYKTNGYLDFRIIDYKITKRDEKDILYVYIYEGERKIIKEISLLPDSFNYLLKFLKKKMPFYYSEDILSQFEEKLYTYFTNNGFIFFNYERIEEKKADTLKILYNLKPGKKIKIKEIKVLGLSQKTRKKIALDAIELKEGEYISFDKIYISIKNLYSLGIIKSVSYEILPNSDSTEAVISFNLREEKMRALRTGYGYSSDGFSQAKFELEHLNIFNNAQKLALLTRFQFNSKIFLHEEMSIRYQDPNFVIRKNILELLPFYYIDRIEDVRRFGFQSRYIIKRNFWVFENSFIWQNIKSIEKGEDLFYLNGMGFSYSQDLRDNILNTKSGYYFHSYINTYGSIFGGTENIIKIGYSYSFFETVKTYTFAFKISGGHVIPYLPTEIVPYSERFLLGGEGSLRGVKRYSVGDFDIRGIRSGTNFYLFNFEARKFLTDYLQFVLFFDTGTNSNIFSYKSFRNNAFGFGIGIRYYFGILPFRIDFATNNHFLKTKEVFLYLGLGQSF is encoded by the coding sequence GTGGAGAATTTTTATAAGACTAATGGATATCTTGATTTTAGAATAATTGACTATAAAATAACAAAAAGAGATGAAAAGGATATCCTTTATGTTTACATTTATGAAGGGGAGAGAAAAATAATCAAAGAAATTTCGCTCTTACCCGATTCCTTTAATTACCTTCTGAAATTTTTAAAGAAAAAAATGCCTTTTTATTATTCAGAGGATATTTTATCTCAGTTTGAAGAAAAACTTTACACTTACTTCACTAACAATGGGTTTATTTTCTTTAATTACGAAAGAATAGAGGAAAAAAAAGCTGATACTCTAAAAATTTTATATAATTTAAAACCTGGTAAAAAAATTAAAATAAAAGAGATAAAGGTTTTAGGTTTATCACAGAAAACAAGAAAAAAAATTGCTCTTGATGCCATAGAGTTAAAGGAAGGTGAATACATCTCTTTTGATAAAATTTATATTTCAATAAAAAATCTGTATTCACTGGGTATCATAAAAAGTGTAAGTTATGAGATATTACCCAACTCCGATTCAACAGAGGCAGTTATTTCTTTTAATTTGAGAGAAGAGAAAATGAGGGCTTTAAGAACAGGTTACGGTTATTCAAGTGATGGATTTTCCCAAGCTAAGTTTGAACTTGAACACCTCAATATTTTCAATAATGCACAAAAGCTTGCTCTTTTAACAAGATTTCAATTTAATTCAAAAATTTTTTTACATGAAGAAATGTCAATAAGATACCAAGATCCGAATTTTGTAATAAGAAAAAATATACTTGAACTTTTACCTTTTTATTACATTGATAGAATTGAGGATGTTAGAAGGTTTGGTTTTCAATCAAGATATATTATAAAAAGGAACTTTTGGGTATTTGAAAATAGCTTTATTTGGCAAAACATAAAAAGTATAGAAAAAGGAGAAGATCTATTCTATTTGAATGGTATGGGTTTTTCTTACTCACAGGATTTAAGGGATAATATCCTAAATACAAAAAGTGGTTATTACTTTCACAGTTACATAAATACATACGGTTCAATTTTTGGTGGAACAGAAAATATAATTAAAATAGGTTATAGTTATTCTTTTTTTGAAACAGTTAAAACTTATACATTTGCTTTTAAAATTTCAGGAGGACATGTTATTCCTTATCTCCCAACTGAAATAGTTCCTTATTCTGAGAGGTTTTTACTGGGTGGTGAAGGAAGTTTAAGAGGTGTAAAGAGATATTCAGTTGGGGATTTTGATATAAGAGGTATAAGAAGTGGAACTAACTTTTATTTATTTAATTTTGAAGCAAGAAAATTTTTAACAGATTATTTACAATTTGTTTTGTTTTTTGACACAGGAACAAATTCTAATATTTTTTCCTATAAATCTTTTAGAAATAACGCATTTGGTTTTGGTATAGGTATTAGATATTATTTCGGTATACTTCCTTTCAGAATAGATTTCGCAACGAATAATCATTTTCTAAAAACAAAGGAAGTTTTCCTTTATCTTGGGCTTGGTCAAAGTTTTTAA
- a CDS encoding SurA N-terminal domain-containing protein has protein sequence MALMQSIRKNARLVLLFMAFAFILWIFLELGMNIAGIQIVKPYQRGIIAEIDKVQVSYDAYQNLLNDLIEKEREAKGDLSDRDMMILESRAFNELLFKIRFSEIQKKRKLIIDDQLLNTIIMNLPPPQILRDSSFWKKDSFDIKKYQEFLQNPENRELVLAYAKNITESYPVELMNLDITSMIHISRDEVEKELFNRLTGFTFKYYQIPYFQIPDTLFKFNDDTLKKYYEKNKKEFKKKGFYKIGYVKIEFKPSKLDTESVLKELEEIKNLLTNKEIDIGEAKTYTRILKYRKDTTFIANEKSRKYGILNKYKEKEITNPEILGDTAFLFSIEEKKEKEIKYKVLVSFFINTSYETRSSLREKAKNVFEIAKSEGLKKGAESYKLEYKETTEVPFDIPFIPGIGDYENIKKWIEKSKIGSLQKFWTPEGFYIIEILKKVPEKYEEFEEAKSRVKFMFLRNKKEKMGLNIAEKIIKGEDYDKNLVIVRDFNNVNFFDRVFGIADPDRILGTLLKMEKGEKKKVNVPGSVIVIELIDKKEPSPDEVSAKINDYYQNYLSGLQRKIFNSFQQELISKEGVKDYRSNLLE, from the coding sequence GTGCAGGTTAGTTATGATGCTTACCAGAATTTATTGAATGATTTAATAGAAAAAGAAAGAGAAGCAAAAGGTGATTTGAGTGATAGGGATATGATGATTCTTGAGTCAAGAGCCTTTAATGAACTTTTATTTAAAATAAGATTTTCGGAAATTCAGAAAAAAAGAAAGTTAATTATTGATGATCAGCTTTTAAATACAATAATAATGAACCTTCCTCCTCCTCAGATACTTAGGGATAGTTCCTTCTGGAAAAAGGATTCCTTTGATATTAAAAAATATCAGGAATTTTTACAAAATCCTGAAAATAGGGAACTTGTTTTAGCTTATGCTAAAAATATTACAGAATCCTATCCAGTTGAACTTATGAATCTTGACATTACATCTATGATTCACATTTCAAGAGATGAAGTAGAAAAGGAACTTTTTAATAGACTTACAGGTTTCACTTTTAAGTATTATCAAATACCATATTTTCAAATACCTGATACTTTATTTAAATTCAATGATGATACATTAAAGAAATATTATGAAAAAAATAAAAAAGAGTTTAAGAAAAAAGGTTTTTATAAAATAGGTTATGTAAAAATTGAGTTTAAGCCTTCAAAACTTGATACTGAAAGTGTTTTGAAAGAGCTGGAAGAAATAAAGAATCTCTTAACAAATAAAGAGATTGACATCGGTGAAGCAAAAACTTATACAAGAATTTTAAAATATAGAAAAGACACAACTTTCATAGCAAATGAAAAATCAAGAAAATATGGAATTTTAAATAAGTATAAGGAAAAAGAAATTACAAATCCTGAAATATTAGGTGACACAGCCTTTTTATTCAGTATTGAGGAAAAGAAAGAAAAGGAAATAAAGTATAAGGTTTTAGTGAGCTTTTTTATTAATACATCTTATGAAACAAGATCAAGCTTAAGAGAAAAGGCTAAAAATGTTTTTGAGATAGCAAAAAGTGAAGGTCTTAAAAAAGGTGCAGAATCGTATAAACTTGAATATAAAGAAACTACTGAAGTTCCCTTTGATATTCCTTTTATTCCTGGTATTGGAGATTATGAAAATATAAAAAAGTGGATAGAAAAATCAAAAATTGGTTCTCTTCAAAAATTCTGGACACCTGAAGGATTTTATATCATAGAAATTCTTAAAAAAGTTCCTGAAAAATATGAAGAATTTGAAGAGGCAAAAAGCAGGGTGAAATTTATGTTCTTAAGGAATAAGAAAGAGAAGATGGGTTTAAATATTGCTGAGAAAATTATAAAGGGTGAGGATTATGATAAAAATTTAGTTATTGTCAGGGATTTTAATAATGTAAATTTCTTTGATAGGGTTTTTGGTATAGCTGATCCTGATAGAATTTTGGGGACCCTTTTAAAAATGGAAAAAGGTGAAAAGAAAAAAGTAAATGTTCCTGGTTCTGTTATAGTTATAGAATTGATTGATAAAAAGGAGCCTTCTCCTGATGAAGTATCAGCAAAAATTAATGATTACTATCAGAATTATCTCTCAGGTTTACAGAGAAAAATTTTTAATTCATTTCAGCAGGAATTGATAAGTAAGGAAGGTGTAAAAGATTATAGGTCAAATCTTCTGGAATAA